CACCTTCACGTCCGCCGGGGCGAAGGCGCCGTTGAAGAAGGGCGCATAGGCGACCGAGAAATCCATCACCTTCTCGCGGTCCGGATTCTTGCCGAGGCTCGAGATGACGAGATCGACCTTCTTCGTCTGCAGATAGGGGATGCGGTTGGCGCTGGTCACCGGCACCAGTTCGGCCTTCACGCCCAGCTTCTGGGCGATGAGGTTGGCCATGTCGATGTCATAGCCCACCGGCTTCAGATCCGGCCCGACCGAACCGAAGGGCGGGAAATCCTGCGGCACGGCAATCTTGATGACGCCGGCCTTCATGATGTCGTCCAGCGCGTCGGCACGGGCCGGCAGCGCGGTCAGGGAAACGGCCGCAAGGCCAAGGCCCGCAAGGACGAGGGTACGGCGGTCCAAACGCATAAATCTCTCCCGATCTGATGCCTCATCGGGAGCAAGGGCCGTGCCAGCCCGTTTTCCACGCATTCTCGTCCAAAAAACAGGCCCAAGCTCACGCATTGGGCAAAAAGCCCACCATCCACGCACCAGAATCCGGCAAGAGACATGGAAAATAGATCAATTCATCTCTGTTTCTGACAGATCGCATTGGAATCTCTGGATTTCCCACCTGCTCCACCATTCCGCGCCTGCCCATTTGGCAGGCAGAAAGCGGGCAGACAAAAGAAAACCCCGCCGCGCAGGGCGCGGCGGGGTTCGGAACGGGAAACCCTGGAAGATCAGTTCGACTGGCTGGTCTTGTTCGGGTTCGGCGGGAAGGCCGCGTTCTTCTGCGTGCCCTCAATGAGCTCCTTGGCCATCTTGAGCTGCGTGTCGTCCTTCGGATCCGGCGGCACGTAGGAGGGTGAACCCGTCTGCTCGTCGTCGCCGTTCTTCAGATGGCCCTTCAGCGAAGCTTCGCCGCGGGTGGTGTCGGCGCCGACGGCTTCCAGCTTCGCCTTCTGCTCGGCGGGCATGTCCTGGATGAGGACGATGTCCGGCTCGATGCCCTTGGCCTGGATGGAGCGGCCAGACGGCGTGTAGTAGCGCGCGGTGGTGAGGCGCAGGGCGCCGTTGCCGCCGAGCGGGATGATGGTCTGCACCGATCCCTTGCCGAAGGAACGCGAGCCGAGGATGGTCGCGCGCTTGTGGTCCTGCAGGGCACCGGCCACGATTTCGGAGGCCGAGGCCGAGCCGCCGTTCACCAGCACGATGATCGGCTTGCCCTTCACGAGGTCGCCGCCACGGGCCGAGAAG
The Azorhizobium caulinodans ORS 571 genome window above contains:
- a CDS encoding transporter substrate-binding domain-containing protein translates to MRLDRRTLVLAGLGLAAVSLTALPARADALDDIMKAGVIKIAVPQDFPPFGSVGPDLKPVGYDIDMANLIAQKLGVKAELVPVTSANRIPYLQTKKVDLVISSLGKNPDREKVMDFSVAYAPFFNGAFAPADVKVTKPEELAGLTVGVTRGANEDIELSKIAPATADIKRFEDNNATISAFLSGQVKVIVTGNVTAAAILARNPPRKPEVKFLIKDSPCYVGLNKDEPKLLEKVNAIITAAKADGALNAISQKWLGYPLPAGF